The Pyxidicoccus sp. MSG2 DNA segment CAAGCTGCGCGTGGTGGTGCACACGCCCACCGTGGACAAGGAGCGCCACACGCGGCGCATCCTCACGCTCTTGCGCCAGTCCGGCGTGCTGGCCTCGCGCGTGCTGGTGGACCACGCCAACGCGCGCACGGTGCGCACCATCCTCGAGGTGGGCCACTGGGCGGGGCTGACGCTGCACCCGGAAGCGCTCAAGGCCGAGCGCGCGGTGGCGGTGGTGCGGCGGCTGGGCAGCGAGCGGCTGGTGCTCAACTCCGACGCGGGCGACGGCGCGGGGGACATCCTCGGCCTGGCGCGCCTGGCCAACCTCCTGGCCAAGGCCAACCTCTCCGAGCGCATCGTCCACCGCATCGCCCGCGACAACGCCATCCGCTTCTTCCAGGTGAGCAGCTGAGCGCCTGCCTCCCTGCTCGCTGCAACTTCTCACAGCCAGAGAGCCGACCCGGGTAGCGGCGGCCCTGCCTGCGGATTTCTTCGACGAATTGGCGCGCTCGTCGTCATTCCAGGAGGACCTTGCAGCGGAAATACCCCACGCCCCCACCCGTTGCCCCAGCCCCTGTTCAGGGAGGGCATTTGCGTCTCACGCTCGTCATCATCGTCACCCTCGCGCTCGCGGGGTGCGCCGCTCGCCCCTCCTCCCTCAAGCCCGCCCCGCCCATTGGAGCCGCGCGGCTGGAGCCCGACGCGGGGCGCCATCTCGCCACCACCCCCGAGCGCTTCCTCGCGGCCTGCGCGGAGGACATCCAGCGGGCCCGGGCCCACGTGGAGGCGCTGTTGGCCCTGCGCCCGCCGCGGGACACGGTGGAGGCCCTCACCTCCTACGACGACGCCATCGCCCTGCTGGACGACGCCGTGGCGCGCTCCGGAATCGCCGCCAACGCCCACCCGGACGCCACCTTCCGGGAGGCGGGCCGCACGTGCGAGCAGGAGGTGGAGGCGGCGCGCACGGACCTCTCGCTGGACCACCGCCTGTACGAGGCGCTGGCGGCGCTGGAGCTGGACGGGCAGGACGCGGCCACGCGGCGCTGGGTGGCGCGGGTGCTGCGCGACTTCCGGCGCGCCGGCGTGGACCGGGACGCGGCCACGCGCCAGAAGCTGCGGGAGCTGCACGAGCAGCTCACCTGGCTGGGCCAGGAGTTCGGCCGCCACATCCTGGAGGACGTACGGCACGTGGACGTGGCGCCCCAGGCGCTGGAGGGGCTGCCCGAGGACTTCGTGCGCGCACACCCGCCCGGAGCGGATGGCCGCGTGCGCATCACCACCGAGACGCCGGACTACCTGCCCTTCATGGCGTACGCACGCGGCGACGCGGCCCGCGAGGCGCTCTGGCGCGTCAACCGGCTGCGCGGCCACCCGGAAAACCTCGAGACGCTGTCGCGCCTGCTCGAGACGCGCCACGCGCTGGCCACGCTTTTGGGCTACCCCAACTGGGCCGCCTATGCCTCCGAGGACAAGATGGTGCGCGGGCCCCAGGCCGCCGCGGACTTCATCGAGCGGCTGTCCACCGCCGCCGAAGCGCGCGCGCGCGACGACTACGCCGCGCTGCTCGCGCGCAAGCGGAAGGACACGCCGGGCGCCACCGGGGTGGAGCCCTGGGAGCAGGCCTTCCTTGAGGACCGCGTGCGCGACGAGCAGTACCACTACGACTCGCGAGAGGTGCGCTCGTACTTCGAATACACCCGGGTGAAGCAGGGCCTGCTGGACATCACCGCGCGCCTCTTCGGGCTCACCTACCGCCGCGTGCCGGACGCGCCCGTGTGGCACCCGGACGTGGAGGTCTGGGACGTCTACGAGGGCGGCACGCGGCTGGGTCGCTTCTACCTGGACATGCACTCGCGCCCGGACAAGTACACGCACTCGGCGCAGTGGGACCTGGCCACCGGCCGCGCCGGGAAGACGCTCCCGGAGGGCGTGCTGACGTGCAACTTCCCCCGGCCCGGCGCCCACCCCGCCCTGCTCCAGCACAGCGAGGTGCGCGCCTTCTTCCACGAGTTCGGCCACCTGCTGCACCACATCCTCGGCGGCCGCACGCGCTGGGCCGGCCTGTCCGGCTCCCGCACCGAGCGCGACTTCGTGGAGGCCCCCGCCCAGGTGCTGGAGGAGTGGGCCTGGCGCCCCGAGTCCCTCCAGCGCTTCGCCCGGCACGTCGTCACCGGCGAGCCGCTGCCCGCGGACACCATCGCCCGGATGCGGCGCGCGGATGCCTTCGGCAAGGGACTGTGGCTGCGCCAGCAGCTCTTCTACGCCGCCGTCAGCCTCCAGCTGCACACGGCCGACCCGGCGAACCTGGACACCACCACGCAGGTGAAGGCGCTGCAGGAGCGCTACCTGCCCTTCCGCACCGCGAGCGACGCCTACGTCCACCTCTCCTTCACCCAGCTCGACGGCTACTACTCCTCCGCCTACTACGCCTACCTCTGGTCGCTCGTCATCGCGCGGGACTTGCTCACGCCCTTCCAGCAGCACGGGCTGATGGACCCCGCCACCGCGCGGCGCTACCGGGACGCCGTGCTGGGGCCGGGCGGCTCCAAGGACGCGGCCGACCTGGTGAGGGACTTCCTCGGCCGCGACTACGGCTTCAGCGCCTACACCCGCTGGCTGGACGGCGCCTGACGCTCCACGCCAGAGGCTGTAAAAGCACGGGGCCCCGCGATGTGAATCGCGAGGCCCCATGTGTTGTGAATCGGTCAATCCCCGTCAGCTCCGCCAACGCGGAGTGAGGAGTCAGTGCACCGCGGGTGCGAGCGTGGACGTCTCCGGCTGCAGGGTGATGGCCTGCGCGTCGGGATCCAACCGCACCTGCACGGGCACGCCCTGGAACCGGTACTGGGCCAGGGAATCCGCCGCGCCGTCGAGCAGAAGCTGGTAGCGCTCCTCCAGCTCCACCGCGATCAGCATCATCGTCTCGCCCGCGTCCTCGACGCCCGGGCGGTACACCTGGCACCGCTGGAACCGCGCCCAGCGACCGTTCTGCATCTTCACCAGCTCGCCGTCGTAAGCCATGCGCAGCTCCTCTGCTGTAAATCCGACGGTTGGCAATGTAGGGATGAATTAACTTCGTGTCACCCCCCCTCTTGAAAATTCGTCAATCGCCTCGAAATCCAGTCGCTTACACGACGCTTCCAGGGGTAGCGGGCCCCTGTCCCAGCGACGACTGCCCAAAAGTGTAAATTTTCGGGCTTGTCAATCCAGTCAAGCAGCCTCGCGGGTGGGCTGGGCGATCATCCCCTCGGGGAGGCGGGAGAGCGCCTCGGCCAGGGGGGAGGTTGGCGGGCGCGGGGAGGGCGGTGGCATGTGGCCGGCGCGTCCCTTAAATTGGCCGGGATGAAGTTGCCCGGGCTGTTCCGCAAAGAGCGCACCACCATCCAGGCCGCGGACGCGCAGGACCACGCGGAGCGGTTGCTCGCCGAGTCCCTGCGCGTGCTCGGCCAGGTGTGCGCCAAGGTCGCGGACGCCATCGAGTCCCAGCGGCTGGCCCGCCAGGGTTATTCGCACAACACCTACCTGAGGCGGACGGACGGCGAGGCAGGGGACGGCGGCGCGAAGAAGGAGTAGGCCTTCCTTCCGTGCCGCCTCCCACCGACGCACCCGAGCCGTGCCTCGCCCACTCGCCCACGTGGCGTGACTCGGGCATCCGCATGCCCATGCCCGCGCTCTCCGACACGGAGGGTCCGCGCCTGCCCGAGGGGCTTCCCCCGGTGGTGGACGCGCACGTGCACGTCTTCCCGGACCGCGTCTTCGAGGCGGTGTGGCGCTGGTTCGACGAGTACGGCTGGCCCATCCGCTACAAGCTGCACACGCCCCAGGTGGTGTCCTTCCTCCTGTCGCGAGGGGTGAGCCGGGTGGTGGCGCTCCACTATGCCCACCGGCCGGGCATGGCCCGCGCCCTCAACGCGTACGTGGCGGAGGTGGCCCGCGCCGAGCCCCGCGTGCTGGGGCTGGCCACCGTGCTGCCCGGCGAGGAGGGGGCCGTGTCGATTCTCGAGGAGGCCTTCGCCCTCGGGCTGCGGGGGGTGAAGCTGCACTGCCATGTGCAGTGCTTCGCCCCGGACGCGCCCGAGCTCCAGGACATCTACGCCGCGTGCGCCCGGGCGGGGCGACCGCTCGTCATGCATGCCGGCCGGGAGCCCTCGAGCCCGAACTACAAATGCGACACGTATGCCCTCTGCGGCGCCGAGCGCGTGGAGCGCGTGCTGAAGGACTTCCCCACGCTGAAGCTGTGCATCCCCCACCTGGGGGCGGACGAGTTCGACGCCTACGCGCGCCTGCTCGAGCGACACGACAACCTCTGGCTGGACACCACCATGGCGGTGGCCGGCTACTTCCCCGTCCCCCCGCCCCGCGAGGCGCTGCAGGTGCGGCCCGAGCGCATCCTCTACGGGACGGACTTTCCCAACATCCCCTACGCGTGGGACCGCGAGCTCAAGGCGCTGCTCGGCATGAAGCTGCGTGACGAGGTCCTGGCGGGCATCCTGGGTCAGAACGCACTCCGGCTGTATGGGGAATGAGGAGGGGAAGCCGTGGCCGGCGGGGCGCGGAGCAAGTGCGGCGTGCGCGAGTCGTTGGCTGGTGAAAAGTGGCGGAGCCCCT contains these protein-coding regions:
- a CDS encoding TatD family hydrolase; its protein translation is MPEPVPIFDAHLHPEGLTDQDLESMRFFGVERALVVAHHFPEPTSKALLRHFDDLVERQLPRLERVGIRAYAALGVHPRCIPRRGLSEVLSALPDYFQGGRVVALGETGLHVGGEEEEEAFLEQLALARSLKLRVVVHTPTVDKERHTRRILTLLRQSGVLASRVLVDHANARTVRTILEVGHWAGLTLHPEALKAERAVAVVRRLGSERLVLNSDAGDGAGDILGLARLANLLAKANLSERIVHRIARDNAIRFFQVSS
- a CDS encoding M3 family metallopeptidase, which encodes MRLTLVIIVTLALAGCAARPSSLKPAPPIGAARLEPDAGRHLATTPERFLAACAEDIQRARAHVEALLALRPPRDTVEALTSYDDAIALLDDAVARSGIAANAHPDATFREAGRTCEQEVEAARTDLSLDHRLYEALAALELDGQDAATRRWVARVLRDFRRAGVDRDAATRQKLRELHEQLTWLGQEFGRHILEDVRHVDVAPQALEGLPEDFVRAHPPGADGRVRITTETPDYLPFMAYARGDAAREALWRVNRLRGHPENLETLSRLLETRHALATLLGYPNWAAYASEDKMVRGPQAAADFIERLSTAAEARARDDYAALLARKRKDTPGATGVEPWEQAFLEDRVRDEQYHYDSREVRSYFEYTRVKQGLLDITARLFGLTYRRVPDAPVWHPDVEVWDVYEGGTRLGRFYLDMHSRPDKYTHSAQWDLATGRAGKTLPEGVLTCNFPRPGAHPALLQHSEVRAFFHEFGHLLHHILGGRTRWAGLSGSRTERDFVEAPAQVLEEWAWRPESLQRFARHVVTGEPLPADTIARMRRADAFGKGLWLRQQLFYAAVSLQLHTADPANLDTTTQVKALQERYLPFRTASDAYVHLSFTQLDGYYSSAYYAYLWSLVIARDLLTPFQQHGLMDPATARRYRDAVLGPGGSKDAADLVRDFLGRDYGFSAYTRWLDGA
- a CDS encoding amidohydrolase family protein, with protein sequence MPMPALSDTEGPRLPEGLPPVVDAHVHVFPDRVFEAVWRWFDEYGWPIRYKLHTPQVVSFLLSRGVSRVVALHYAHRPGMARALNAYVAEVARAEPRVLGLATVLPGEEGAVSILEEAFALGLRGVKLHCHVQCFAPDAPELQDIYAACARAGRPLVMHAGREPSSPNYKCDTYALCGAERVERVLKDFPTLKLCIPHLGADEFDAYARLLERHDNLWLDTTMAVAGYFPVPPPREALQVRPERILYGTDFPNIPYAWDRELKALLGMKLRDEVLAGILGQNALRLYGE